A single window of Candidatus Microthrix subdominans DNA harbors:
- a CDS encoding TIGR03619 family F420-dependent LLM class oxidoreductase yields the protein MQVGVVYPQIELGGEADAVRAIGDAIEAQGYRHLVAYDHVLGAEQADRQPELTGPYDENDPFHDPFVLFAYLAGRSDTLEFASGVLILPQRQTALVAKQAADLAVLSGNRLRLGVGVGWNWVEYEALGEDFATRGQRANEQIELLRRYWTEPTVSFAGRFDRVARAGIVPRPSVPPPVWVGGFGAASLRRAVRLGDGFIFGGPRIHVAEQWARLKELLAEAGRPLEGFGAEYLILSNKGPADVAAKVGQWRDQGGSHAAIVTMGLGLDSTEAHVDYFGSVATALS from the coding sequence ATTCAGGTGGGGGTGGTGTACCCCCAGATCGAGTTGGGCGGCGAGGCCGACGCAGTGCGGGCGATCGGCGATGCCATCGAGGCCCAGGGGTACCGCCACCTGGTCGCCTACGACCACGTGCTCGGGGCCGAACAGGCCGACCGGCAGCCGGAGCTGACCGGCCCCTACGACGAGAACGATCCGTTTCACGACCCGTTCGTGTTGTTCGCCTACCTGGCCGGTCGCAGCGACACCCTCGAGTTTGCATCCGGGGTGCTGATCCTGCCCCAGCGCCAGACCGCGCTGGTCGCCAAGCAGGCGGCCGACCTGGCCGTGCTGTCGGGCAACCGGCTTCGCCTCGGCGTCGGTGTGGGCTGGAACTGGGTGGAGTACGAGGCGCTGGGCGAGGACTTCGCCACCCGCGGCCAGCGTGCCAACGAACAGATCGAGCTGTTGCGCCGCTACTGGACCGAGCCGACCGTGAGCTTTGCGGGCCGCTTCGACCGGGTGGCGCGGGCCGGCATCGTGCCCCGGCCGTCCGTGCCGCCGCCGGTGTGGGTCGGCGGGTTCGGAGCGGCGTCGCTGCGCCGGGCGGTGCGCCTCGGTGACGGCTTCATCTTCGGTGGTCCCCGCATCCACGTGGCCGAGCAATGGGCCCGGTTGAAGGAGCTGCTCGCCGAGGCCGGACGACCGCTCGAGGGCTTCGGCGCCGAGTACCTGATCCTGTCGAACAAGGGGCCCGCCGACGTGGCGGCCAAGGTGGGGCAGTGGCGCGATCAGGGTGGCAGCCACGCGGCGATCGTCACGATGGGCCTGGGGCTCGACTCGACCGAGGCCCACGTCGACTATTTTGGCTCGGTGGCCACCGCGCTGAGTTAG
- a CDS encoding DsbA family protein has protein sequence MKIDYWFDPICPWCWLTSRWVATVAAERDLDVTWRPISLFLKNAPEPDDEFYESTLWSRNLLRVVEAVREAGHEDRIGELYTRFGTHIHHEDDHDFHVADDLEALGLDPKLAGAQDDDRFDQVIQAAMDEGLALTGGNVGTPLMALDGTDGQRVGLFGPVISRVPTGDGAVAAWDAFVTLAQTLGFWETKRDRSEGPQFESVPTEVLAGIS, from the coding sequence GTGAAGATCGACTATTGGTTTGACCCCATCTGCCCGTGGTGCTGGCTGACCTCGCGGTGGGTCGCCACCGTGGCCGCCGAGCGGGACCTGGACGTCACGTGGCGCCCGATCAGCCTGTTCCTCAAGAACGCCCCCGAACCCGACGATGAGTTTTATGAGTCCACCCTGTGGAGCCGCAACCTGCTGCGCGTCGTCGAAGCGGTGCGCGAGGCCGGCCACGAGGACCGCATCGGCGAGCTGTACACCCGCTTCGGCACCCACATCCATCACGAGGACGACCACGACTTTCACGTCGCCGACGACCTCGAGGCGCTGGGTTTGGACCCGAAGCTGGCCGGGGCCCAGGACGACGACCGCTTCGATCAGGTGATCCAGGCGGCAATGGACGAGGGCCTGGCCCTGACCGGCGGGAACGTCGGCACGCCGCTGATGGCCCTCGACGGCACCGACGGGCAACGTGTCGGGCTGTTCGGCCCGGTGATCTCGCGGGTGCCGACCGGCGACGGGGCGGTGGCAGCCTGGGACGCGTTCGTCACGCTGGCCCAAACCCTCGGCTTCTGGGAGACCAAGCGGGACCGCTCCGAGGGACCCCAGTTCGAGAGCGTGCCCACCGAGGTGCTCGCCGGAATCAGCTGA
- a CDS encoding type 1 glutamine amidotransferase: MSSEQGLPQLNLFVIEHEPDASVGRLAPHLAAHQVTMVRPAGGDALPPTAGIDGVIVLGGSMGAYEVDGHPWLVDEKAWIAQVASDDVPMLGICLGAQLLADATGGRAFRSERRVEAGVYRLHPTEAGRRDAVMPHAGDAVFAVHGDTFELPPDATLLASSDDYIQAFRIGSALGVQFHPETDANTAVAWAQSLVAPVLERADVTLEHFTDELRESEADLDASSHRFFDAWIDTLGSTPENAPD; this comes from the coding sequence ATGTCCAGTGAACAAGGCCTTCCTCAGTTGAACCTGTTCGTGATCGAGCACGAACCCGACGCGTCGGTCGGGCGGCTGGCGCCGCACCTGGCCGCCCACCAGGTCACGATGGTCCGGCCTGCCGGCGGCGACGCGTTGCCGCCGACCGCCGGTATCGACGGTGTGATCGTGCTCGGCGGATCGATGGGCGCCTACGAGGTCGACGGGCATCCCTGGCTCGTCGACGAGAAGGCCTGGATCGCCCAGGTGGCCAGCGACGACGTGCCGATGCTGGGTATCTGCCTGGGGGCCCAGCTGCTCGCCGACGCCACCGGGGGTCGTGCCTTCCGCTCCGAACGCCGGGTGGAGGCCGGCGTGTACCGGCTGCACCCGACCGAGGCCGGACGGCGGGACGCGGTGATGCCCCACGCCGGGGACGCGGTGTTCGCCGTCCACGGCGACACCTTCGAGTTGCCACCGGATGCCACCCTCCTCGCCAGCTCGGACGACTACATCCAGGCCTTCCGCATCGGTTCCGCCCTCGGCGTGCAGTTCCATCCCGAGACCGACGCGAACACCGCCGTCGCATGGGCCCAGTCGCTCGTCGCGCCGGTACTCGAACGGGCCGACGTGACGCTCGAGCACTTCACCGACGAGTTGCGCGAGTCAGAGGCCGACCTCGACGCATCGTCCCACCGCTTCTTCGATGCCTGGATCGACACGCTGGGGAGCACTCCCGAAAACGCGCCAGACTAG
- a CDS encoding DUF3089 domain-containing protein, whose amino-acid sequence MFPRTSATSLPKRLACGLAVVALVAVGCSDESSETSTPDRSGPADTTTPAALERYADYTPEQYAGTDNWLCHPDADDLCDDDLDATEVKADGSTRELPWTADPDAPIDCFYVYPTISRDAGLNSDLDASPDQEGYAARNQVARLGEQCRVFAPVYQQVTLAGIGGAATPEARDTAYGDVLDAWKSYMAEANDGRGVVLIGHSQGSSLLKRLIAEEIDPNDDVRERLVSAYLPGAAVNVPEGQDVGGDFDNVAPCSSPEDTGCFLSWASYRSTAPPPDNAIFGRTAEDAMRAACINPAALSAGLSSGSAELSGFFPANRGGTILAGSDGAPPDPTVENSWVDPEVAVVDTPYVTLPGLTSGECTGDDRTDWLEVTVNGDPADPRADDIGGDLSPEWGLHLLDLSLVMGDIQALVTAQTKAYVQ is encoded by the coding sequence ATGTTCCCCCGCACGAGCGCCACGTCACTGCCGAAGCGGCTTGCCTGCGGGCTGGCCGTCGTTGCGCTTGTCGCCGTCGGATGCAGTGACGAGTCATCCGAGACGAGCACCCCCGACCGCTCCGGGCCTGCGGACACGACCACCCCGGCTGCCCTCGAGCGCTACGCCGACTACACCCCGGAGCAGTACGCGGGTACCGACAACTGGTTGTGCCATCCCGATGCGGATGACCTGTGCGACGACGACCTGGACGCCACCGAGGTCAAGGCGGACGGGTCCACCCGAGAGCTGCCGTGGACGGCGGACCCCGACGCACCGATCGACTGCTTCTACGTCTACCCGACGATCAGCCGGGACGCTGGCCTCAACAGCGACCTCGACGCCTCACCCGACCAGGAGGGCTACGCCGCCCGCAACCAGGTGGCCCGGTTGGGCGAGCAGTGCCGGGTGTTCGCCCCGGTATACCAGCAGGTCACGCTGGCCGGAATCGGCGGTGCGGCGACGCCAGAGGCTCGCGACACCGCCTACGGTGACGTGCTCGACGCCTGGAAGAGCTACATGGCGGAGGCCAACGACGGCCGCGGCGTGGTGTTGATCGGCCACTCGCAAGGCTCCAGCCTGCTCAAGCGCCTGATCGCCGAGGAGATCGACCCCAACGACGACGTCCGGGAACGCCTGGTGTCCGCCTACCTGCCCGGCGCCGCAGTCAACGTGCCCGAGGGCCAGGACGTCGGTGGCGACTTCGACAACGTGGCGCCGTGTTCCTCGCCTGAGGACACCGGCTGCTTCCTCAGCTGGGCCAGCTACCGCTCGACCGCTCCCCCGCCGGACAACGCCATCTTCGGGCGTACTGCCGAGGACGCCATGAGGGCGGCGTGCATCAACCCGGCCGCCTTGTCCGCCGGGCTGTCGAGCGGGTCGGCGGAACTCAGCGGGTTCTTCCCCGCCAACCGGGGTGGCACGATCCTGGCGGGCAGCGACGGAGCGCCGCCTGATCCGACCGTCGAGAACTCCTGGGTCGACCCCGAGGTAGCGGTGGTCGACACCCCCTACGTCACCCTTCCCGGCCTCACCTCGGGTGAGTGCACCGGCGACGATCGCACCGACTGGCTCGAGGTCACGGTCAACGGAGACCCCGCCGACCCTCGGGCCGACGACATCGGCGGCGATCTCAGCCCCGAGTGGGGCCTTCACCTGCTCGACCTCAGCCTGGTGATGGGCGACATTCAGGCCCTGGTCACCGCTCAGACCAAAGCCTATGTCCAGTGA
- a CDS encoding cation transporter has protein sequence MTPSELDPAALRQRKRLMIAFWLIAVFFVVELVAGVLTGSSALLADSGHMLADVVGMGMSLAAIQLASRRDLRAIVRHLPSTKASRPYRLRILIGVIASALLLAMAMYVVARAVIELTGEATVRGLPMLIVALVGLTVNIVAFYLLRDPTQGSLRLSSAYLEVLADTIGSVGVIVAAVVLEVTGWSWVDPIIGIGLALWLLPRGFRLGRQGVRILRQAAPPDLDLVGLEAALRRIDGVLDVLDLDVWTLSADLDAASARLGVTRDTDRHAVLERAQELFERHCDISHGTLLVEADGDPVPSEVTW, from the coding sequence ATGACGCCATCGGAGCTCGATCCTGCCGCCCTCCGCCAGCGCAAGCGGCTGATGATCGCCTTCTGGCTGATCGCGGTCTTCTTCGTCGTCGAACTGGTCGCCGGCGTGCTGACCGGGTCGAGTGCCCTGCTGGCCGACTCGGGGCACATGCTCGCCGACGTCGTCGGCATGGGCATGTCGCTGGCCGCCATCCAGCTCGCCTCCCGGCGGGACCTGAGAGCGATCGTGCGCCACCTCCCCAGCACGAAGGCCTCCAGGCCCTATCGCCTCCGCATCCTGATCGGGGTCATCGCGTCGGCGCTGCTGCTGGCGATGGCGATGTACGTCGTCGCGCGGGCGGTCATCGAGCTGACCGGCGAAGCGACGGTGCGCGGCCTGCCGATGCTGATCGTCGCCCTGGTGGGCCTGACGGTCAACATCGTCGCGTTCTACCTGCTGCGGGATCCCACCCAGGGGTCGCTCCGGCTGAGTAGCGCCTACCTGGAGGTGCTCGCCGACACGATCGGTTCGGTCGGGGTCATCGTCGCCGCGGTCGTGCTCGAGGTCACCGGCTGGAGCTGGGTCGACCCGATCATCGGCATCGGCCTGGCCTTGTGGTTGTTGCCGAGGGGATTTCGCCTTGGCCGCCAGGGCGTGCGCATCCTCCGCCAGGCCGCCCCGCCCGACCTGGACCTCGTCGGTCTGGAGGCGGCGCTCCGCCGCATCGACGGGGTACTCGACGTGCTCGACCTTGACGTCTGGACCCTCAGCGCCGACCTCGATGCCGCATCCGCCCGGCTGGGCGTCACCCGGGACACCGATCGGCACGCAGTGCTGGAGCGCGCCCAGGAGCTCTTTGAGCGTCACTGCGACATCTCCCACGGCACGCTGCTCGTCGAGGCCGACGGCGACCCGGTCCCATCCGAGGTCACCTGGTAA
- a CDS encoding LLM class flavin-dependent oxidoreductase — MTQRSDAPAVPLDVGAALPTMARGWSRSTLVDWCDLIDDGPFSSISCGERITFHNTEMLTTMGAAAGRCDRVRVLLNLAVGPWHHTALLAKQVATLDVITDGRVELGLGVGGRPQDFEALGVDWSYRHQRLDDQVAELRRWWAGDSVLDGAPPLGPPPVQPGGPPLYSGAMGPKATARAARWADGISWFDLSLDATEVTAAAGRAADAWADAGRKGRPHLKVACFVALGEGSTPTLRSFTENYLAIFGRRFAADTAATATLDDPSALTDALLGLADTGVVDEVILVPATVDPRCGELMANVVGALAPAR, encoded by the coding sequence ATGACGCAACGCAGCGACGCCCCGGCGGTTCCCCTCGATGTGGGTGCGGCCCTCCCGACGATGGCGCGAGGCTGGTCCCGGTCGACGCTGGTCGACTGGTGCGATCTGATCGACGACGGGCCATTCTCCTCGATCAGCTGCGGCGAACGGATCACCTTCCACAACACCGAGATGCTGACGACGATGGGCGCCGCGGCCGGCCGCTGCGACCGGGTGCGCGTGCTGTTGAACCTGGCGGTCGGCCCCTGGCATCACACCGCATTGCTGGCCAAGCAGGTGGCAACCCTGGACGTGATCACCGACGGACGCGTCGAGCTGGGCCTCGGCGTCGGTGGGCGCCCCCAGGACTTCGAGGCGCTCGGTGTGGACTGGTCGTACCGCCACCAGCGCCTCGACGACCAGGTGGCCGAGCTACGGCGCTGGTGGGCCGGCGACTCGGTGCTCGACGGCGCTCCGCCGCTCGGCCCTCCGCCGGTGCAGCCGGGCGGCCCGCCGTTGTACTCGGGAGCGATGGGGCCCAAGGCCACCGCGCGGGCGGCGCGCTGGGCCGACGGCATCAGCTGGTTCGACCTCAGCCTGGATGCGACCGAGGTGACCGCGGCGGCCGGGCGTGCCGCCGACGCTTGGGCCGACGCCGGACGGAAGGGCCGACCCCATCTGAAGGTGGCCTGCTTCGTCGCCCTCGGGGAAGGGTCCACCCCGACGCTGCGCAGCTTCACCGAGAACTACCTGGCGATCTTCGGGCGGCGCTTCGCCGCCGACACCGCCGCCACCGCCACCCTCGATGACCCCTCAGCGTTGACCGACGCGTTGCTCGGCCTGGCCGACACCGGTGTGGTCGACGAGGTCATCCTGGTGCCCGCCACGGTCGACCCACGCTGTGGTGAGCTGATGGCCAACGTCGTCGGGGCGCTGGCCCCCGCCCGATGA
- a CDS encoding NUDIX hydrolase: protein MNEFLASVSPAPSGSSDLDVTRAQLRATLVGRKGATDDRDRILAFLDDHPDAAHRSCAPGHLTGSAVIVDATGTRALLMLHAKVGRWLQMGGHADGDCDLAGVALREATEECGIEGLTLYAPAIDVDAHTVSGRRNEPAHDHLDLRFLVVAPPGAVEVGNEESDALAWVSVDELDSLDPAIDDLTGWLVRRAIALTPV, encoded by the coding sequence ATGAACGAATTTCTCGCTTCCGTGAGCCCGGCACCTTCGGGGTCGTCGGACCTCGACGTCACCCGGGCACAGCTGCGGGCAACGCTGGTCGGACGCAAGGGGGCGACCGACGACCGCGACCGCATCCTGGCGTTTCTCGACGATCACCCGGACGCCGCCCACCGCAGCTGCGCGCCGGGCCATCTGACCGGTTCTGCGGTTATCGTCGACGCCACCGGCACCCGGGCGCTGCTGATGCTCCACGCCAAGGTCGGCCGCTGGCTGCAGATGGGCGGTCACGCCGATGGCGACTGCGACCTGGCCGGCGTCGCCCTGCGGGAGGCCACCGAAGAGTGCGGCATCGAGGGGCTCACCCTGTACGCACCGGCGATCGACGTCGACGCCCATACGGTCTCGGGCCGCCGCAACGAGCCCGCCCACGATCATCTCGACCTGCGGTTTCTCGTCGTCGCACCGCCCGGCGCCGTCGAGGTGGGCAACGAGGAGAGCGATGCGCTCGCCTGGGTCAGCGTCGACGAGCTCGACTCACTCGACCCCGCCATCGACGACCTGACCGGCTGGCTCGTGCGCCGGGCGATCGCGCTCACCCCGGTCTGA
- the gnd gene encoding decarboxylating 6-phosphogluconate dehydrogenase produces MQIGMIGLGRMGAAMVHRLMGAGHDCVVYDPNPEPVAGLATDGATPAASLSEFAAALTPRRVVWVMVPAAVVGAVVDELSPLLERGDIVIDGGNSYYRDDMARAARLAESGIAYLDAGTSGGVFGADRGYCLMVGGDDEAVAHVEPVLAALAPGIDAAERTPGRTGEPSTAEQGYLHCGPSGAGHFVKMVHNGIEYGLMAAYAEGFNLLHHANVGAEQVDVDAETTPLRDPDAYRFELDIPEIAELWRRGSVIPSWLLDLTAASLVEAPTLDGFAGRVSDSGEGRWTVLAAVEAGVPAPVLSAALYERFASRGNDDFANKVLSAMRYQFGGHHEKPADGSTGGAGT; encoded by the coding sequence ATGCAAATCGGAATGATCGGCCTCGGCCGAATGGGCGCAGCGATGGTGCACCGCCTGATGGGGGCCGGTCACGACTGCGTGGTCTACGATCCGAACCCCGAACCGGTGGCGGGGCTGGCTACCGACGGCGCCACCCCGGCGGCATCGCTGTCGGAGTTTGCCGCGGCGCTGACGCCGCGCCGCGTGGTGTGGGTGATGGTTCCCGCTGCGGTGGTCGGCGCCGTCGTCGATGAGTTGTCGCCGCTGCTCGAGCGGGGCGACATCGTGATCGACGGCGGCAACAGCTACTACCGCGACGACATGGCCCGGGCGGCGCGGCTGGCGGAGTCGGGCATTGCGTACTTGGACGCTGGCACGTCCGGCGGCGTCTTCGGCGCCGATCGGGGCTACTGCCTGATGGTGGGCGGTGATGACGAAGCGGTCGCCCACGTCGAGCCGGTCCTCGCCGCGCTGGCGCCCGGGATCGATGCCGCCGAGCGCACCCCGGGGCGAACCGGCGAACCGAGCACGGCCGAACAGGGGTACCTCCACTGCGGGCCCTCCGGCGCTGGACACTTCGTCAAGATGGTGCACAACGGCATCGAGTACGGCCTGATGGCCGCCTACGCCGAGGGCTTCAACCTGTTGCACCACGCCAACGTCGGGGCCGAGCAGGTCGACGTCGACGCCGAAACCACCCCGCTGCGGGACCCGGATGCCTACCGATTCGAGCTCGACATTCCCGAGATTGCCGAGCTGTGGCGGCGGGGCAGCGTGATTCCCTCCTGGCTGCTCGACCTGACCGCCGCCTCGCTGGTCGAGGCGCCGACGCTCGACGGCTTCGCCGGCCGGGTGTCCGACTCGGGCGAGGGGCGCTGGACCGTGCTCGCAGCGGTTGAGGCCGGGGTGCCGGCACCGGTGTTGTCGGCTGCGTTGTATGAACGTTTTGCCAGCCGTGGAAACGACGACTTCGCCAACAAGGTCCTGTCGGCGATGCGCTACCAGTTTGGCGGCCACCACGAGAAGCCGGCCGACGGCTCGACCGGCGGGGCGGGAACGTGA
- the zwf gene encoding glucose-6-phosphate dehydrogenase, which produces MTCAGDAAHSDAIILFGPTGDLARKKVFPALYDLALAGRLDVPIVGVASSDWSVDDLRDRVRSSLDEEVDGQLDPAALGAIVDRLSYVSGDYGDDGIFDRVGEALDGAEAPLAYLAIPPSMFETVILGLARIGANDSGRVVVEKPFGRDLASAQELNATLLAHYSDDQVFRIDHFLGKEPTLDLLVFRMANAMFHPAWDRHHIASVQITMAEDFGMEGRGRFYEEVGATRDVVQNHLLQVLALVAMEPPIDTSARELAEEKLKVMRAMRTVEPADVVRGQYDGYRDTDGVAPDSEVETYVALRAWVDSWRWAGVPFFIRAGKAMEETATEVVVEFQNPARMFYADPQSLRPHSNHLRFRMKPGEGVSLLVSVKGPGESIVSQPVDLRYEYDSNRDGPHQDAYARLIGDALRGDQTLFARADAVEEAWRVVDPMVAEGPPVMPYAPGTWGPELHEDLRPDQLTAMLNATPEGGWHRPLLPDDAGRV; this is translated from the coding sequence CTGACCTGCGCCGGCGACGCCGCTCACTCCGACGCCATCATCTTGTTTGGCCCCACCGGCGACCTGGCCCGCAAGAAGGTGTTTCCCGCGCTGTACGACCTGGCGCTCGCCGGCCGGCTGGACGTGCCGATCGTCGGGGTGGCCAGCAGCGACTGGAGCGTCGACGATCTGCGTGACCGGGTGCGCAGCTCGCTCGACGAGGAGGTCGACGGCCAGCTCGACCCGGCCGCCCTCGGGGCGATCGTCGACCGGTTGAGCTATGTGTCGGGCGATTACGGCGACGACGGTATCTTCGACCGGGTGGGCGAGGCGCTCGACGGCGCCGAAGCGCCGCTGGCGTATCTGGCCATCCCTCCGTCGATGTTCGAGACCGTGATCCTGGGCCTGGCCCGCATCGGCGCCAACGACTCCGGCCGGGTGGTGGTCGAGAAGCCGTTCGGTCGCGACCTGGCCAGCGCTCAAGAGCTCAACGCCACGCTGCTCGCCCATTACTCCGACGACCAGGTGTTTCGCATCGACCACTTCCTCGGCAAGGAACCCACCCTGGACCTGCTGGTGTTTCGCATGGCCAATGCCATGTTCCACCCGGCGTGGGACCGTCATCACATCGCCAGCGTGCAGATCACGATGGCCGAGGACTTCGGCATGGAGGGTCGGGGCCGCTTCTACGAGGAGGTGGGCGCTACCCGGGACGTCGTGCAGAACCACCTGCTCCAGGTGCTCGCACTCGTTGCGATGGAGCCGCCGATCGACACGAGCGCCCGCGAACTGGCCGAGGAGAAGCTGAAGGTGATGCGGGCGATGCGAACCGTCGAACCCGCCGATGTTGTGCGGGGCCAGTACGACGGCTATCGGGACACCGACGGCGTGGCCCCCGATTCCGAAGTGGAGACCTACGTGGCGCTGCGGGCCTGGGTGGACTCGTGGCGCTGGGCGGGCGTGCCGTTTTTCATCCGGGCCGGCAAGGCCATGGAAGAGACCGCCACCGAGGTGGTCGTCGAGTTTCAGAACCCGGCCCGCATGTTCTACGCCGACCCGCAGTCGCTGCGCCCCCACTCCAACCACCTGCGGTTCCGTATGAAACCGGGGGAGGGGGTGTCGCTGCTCGTCTCGGTGAAGGGCCCCGGCGAATCGATCGTGTCCCAGCCGGTCGACCTGCGCTACGAGTACGACTCCAACCGCGACGGACCCCACCAGGATGCCTATGCCCGGCTGATCGGCGACGCGCTGCGGGGCGACCAGACCCTGTTCGCCCGGGCGGACGCGGTCGAGGAGGCGTGGCGGGTGGTCGACCCGATGGTGGCCGAGGGCCCGCCGGTGATGCCGTACGCACCGGGGACCTGGGGTCCGGAACTGCACGAGGACCTGCGACCCGATCAGCTGACGGCGATGTTGAACGCCACCCCGGAGGGTGGATGGCACCGGCCGCTGCTGCCCGACGACGCCGGACGGGTGTGA
- a CDS encoding 6-phosphogluconolactonase codes for MAPAAAARRRRTGVTVQVEYTSPDQFAATCAQVTARLIAVAQAERGWASVAFSGGSTVGPVFDELVTLAADPPSPDLVVDWGRVGVAQVDERVVDFDQPDRNGAVLVERLLDALPVRPAIVELLPVELVDPGGWLDAARAGLARATGVGSSFDVVQLGLGPDGHTASLVPGDPVLEVRSDPVALTGLYQGYRRLTMTYPVLDAAGARVWWVESAAPGQAKAQAASALLAGDRSVPAGWVERAETTVVIDAGDG; via the coding sequence ATGGCACCGGCCGCTGCTGCCCGACGACGCCGGACGGGTGTGACCGTGCAGGTCGAGTACACGTCGCCGGACCAGTTCGCAGCGACGTGCGCGCAGGTGACCGCCCGCCTGATCGCTGTGGCGCAGGCCGAGCGCGGCTGGGCCTCGGTGGCGTTCTCGGGCGGATCGACGGTTGGCCCGGTGTTCGACGAGCTGGTGACGCTGGCCGCCGATCCGCCGTCGCCCGACCTGGTGGTCGACTGGGGCCGGGTGGGGGTGGCCCAGGTGGACGAGCGCGTCGTTGACTTCGATCAGCCCGACCGCAACGGCGCGGTGCTCGTCGAGCGGCTGCTCGACGCCCTGCCCGTGCGCCCGGCGATCGTCGAGCTGTTGCCGGTCGAGCTGGTCGACCCGGGCGGCTGGCTCGACGCCGCCCGAGCCGGGCTGGCCCGGGCCACAGGTGTTGGGTCGAGCTTCGATGTGGTCCAGCTGGGCCTCGGCCCCGACGGCCACACCGCATCGTTGGTGCCCGGCGATCCGGTGCTTGAGGTCAGGTCCGACCCGGTCGCCCTCACCGGGCTCTATCAGGGATATCGGCGCCTGACGATGACCTACCCGGTGCTCGACGCCGCCGGGGCGAGGGTGTGGTGGGTCGAGTCGGCGGCGCCGGGGCAGGCCAAGGCGCAGGCGGCGTCGGCTCTGCTCGCCGGGGACCGCTCGGTGCCGGCCGGTTGGGTCGAACGGGCGGAGACGACCGTCGTGATCGACGCGGGCGACGGGTGA
- a CDS encoding RNA-binding S4 domain-containing protein, translating to MAKTRSAANEAVKAGRVRLNGDAAKPSARVVVGDRVEVRRGTWRLEVEVLELRSKRVGAPLAEASYRVLSEDRPERAGPVAAWAQRDRGSGRPTKRDRRQLERWRHEIGDA from the coding sequence ATGGCAAAAACTCGCAGCGCTGCCAACGAGGCGGTGAAGGCGGGCCGGGTCCGTCTCAACGGTGATGCCGCCAAACCGTCGGCCCGGGTGGTGGTTGGCGACCGGGTGGAGGTGCGGCGCGGCACCTGGCGTCTCGAGGTGGAGGTCCTCGAGCTGCGCTCCAAGCGGGTCGGCGCGCCGCTGGCCGAGGCCAGCTACCGGGTGCTGTCCGAGGACCGACCCGAGCGGGCGGGTCCGGTGGCGGCCTGGGCTCAGCGCGATCGCGGCTCGGGCCGACCAACCAAGCGCGACCGTCGCCAGCTGGAACGGTGGCGACACGAGATCGGTGATGCCTAG
- a CDS encoding CrcB family protein, with the protein MVWLMVGIGGALGAPMRFLTDRWMQWWAFGDHESHAWPLGTLVVNLAGGFILGLIVGATRDGSLGPLPAAALGTGLCGALTTFSTVSVEVVRLVEDDRWAGAATVALTNLILSVALGAVGLRLATVLF; encoded by the coding sequence ATGGTTTGGTTAATGGTTGGGATCGGCGGGGCGCTGGGCGCGCCGATGCGCTTCCTGACCGACCGGTGGATGCAGTGGTGGGCTTTCGGCGACCACGAGTCCCACGCCTGGCCGCTGGGCACGTTGGTGGTCAACCTGGCCGGCGGGTTCATCCTCGGCCTGATCGTCGGAGCGACCCGCGACGGTTCGCTGGGCCCGCTCCCCGCCGCCGCCCTGGGCACCGGCCTGTGCGGGGCGCTCACCACCTTTTCGACCGTCTCGGTCGAGGTGGTGCGCCTGGTCGAGGACGATCGCTGGGCCGGCGCCGCAACGGTGGCCCTCACCAACCTGATCCTCAGCGTCGCGCTGGGCGCCGTCGGGCTGCGGCTGGCCACCGTGCTGTTCTGA
- a CDS encoding CrcB family protein yields MPADVSAGNGERGPSVDPDLLERPGHGPRGEVWPGFDVLLAVSVGGALGALARFGLARLVPPDDLGVPWATLIANVAGSLLLGLLTAVAIDRFRSHRYLRPLLGVGLLGSFTTYSTLAVELDTRLGQGRVGPAVAYGLATMVAGIAAAAAGLWLGRGLGRRP; encoded by the coding sequence ATGCCCGCTGATGTCTCAGCCGGAAACGGCGAACGCGGCCCGTCGGTCGACCCCGACCTGCTCGAGCGCCCGGGACACGGCCCGCGCGGGGAGGTCTGGCCCGGATTCGACGTTCTGCTGGCCGTCTCGGTCGGTGGGGCGCTCGGGGCCCTCGCCCGCTTCGGGTTGGCCAGGTTGGTGCCGCCGGACGATCTTGGCGTCCCTTGGGCGACGTTGATCGCCAACGTTGCCGGCAGCCTGCTGCTCGGACTGTTGACCGCTGTGGCGATCGACCGGTTCCGCAGCCACCGGTACCTTCGCCCGTTGCTGGGGGTCGGGTTGCTCGGCAGCTTCACTACGTATTCGACGCTGGCGGTCGAGCTCGACACCCGGCTGGGGCAGGGGCGCGTCGGCCCAGCGGTGGCCTATGGCCTCGCCACCATGGTGGCGGGCATCGCTGCGGCGGCGGCTGGGCTGTGGCTCGGGCGGGGGCTGGGTCGCCGGCCCTAG